In a genomic window of Paracoccaceae bacterium:
- a CDS encoding acetyl-CoA C-acyltransferase has product MKQAVIVSAVRTGLAKSFRGSFNQTHGATMGGHVVAAAVARAGIAPDQIEDCVIGCGFPEGATGQNIARQIALRAGLPVTTSGMTVNRYCSSGLQSIALAANAIIAEGAGAIVAGGVESISLVQPKTQPTPEDWIKEHKPDVYMAMIETADIVAARYGVMRAAQDEYGLRSQQRIAAAQDSGVFEDEIVPMPARMAVQDKETKKITMHDVTVDRDECNRPGTTLEGLAGLSAVREGGYVTAGNASQLSDGAAAVLVMEASDAERQGITPMGAFKGFAVAGCEPDEMGIGPVFAVPRLLERHGLNVDDIDLWELNEAFASQALYCRDRLGIDPEKFNVNGGSIAIGHPFGMTGARMTGHLLREGARRGAKLGVVSMCIGGGMGAAGLFEIYS; this is encoded by the coding sequence ATGAAACAAGCCGTTATCGTCTCTGCCGTGCGCACGGGGTTGGCCAAATCCTTTCGCGGTTCGTTCAATCAGACCCACGGTGCGACCATGGGCGGGCATGTGGTGGCCGCAGCCGTGGCGCGCGCCGGGATTGCGCCGGACCAGATCGAGGATTGCGTCATCGGCTGTGGTTTTCCCGAAGGCGCCACAGGCCAGAACATCGCGCGCCAGATCGCCCTGCGCGCAGGGCTGCCAGTGACGACATCGGGAATGACCGTAAACCGCTATTGTTCGTCCGGATTGCAGAGCATCGCGCTGGCGGCCAATGCGATCATTGCCGAGGGGGCCGGGGCGATTGTCGCGGGTGGTGTGGAGAGTATCTCGCTGGTCCAGCCCAAGACGCAACCCACCCCCGAAGACTGGATCAAAGAGCACAAGCCTGACGTTTACATGGCGATGATCGAAACGGCGGATATTGTGGCCGCACGTTATGGCGTGATGCGCGCGGCGCAGGATGAATACGGTTTGCGCAGTCAGCAGAGGATCGCGGCTGCACAGGACAGCGGTGTTTTTGAGGATGAGATTGTGCCGATGCCCGCGCGGATGGCCGTGCAGGACAAAGAAACTAAAAAGATCACGATGCACGATGTCACAGTGGATAGGGATGAATGCAATCGCCCTGGCACCACGCTGGAAGGGCTTGCGGGACTGAGCGCCGTGCGCGAAGGCGGATACGTGACAGCGGGCAACGCCAGCCAACTTTCCGATGGTGCAGCGGCCGTCTTGGTGATGGAAGCATCGGACGCAGAACGACAGGGGATCACGCCGATGGGGGCGTTCAAAGGGTTCGCAGTTGCTGGCTGTGAACCTGATGAAATGGGCATCGGACCGGTGTTTGCGGTGCCGCGACTGTTGGAGCGCCATGGATTGAACGTCGATGACATTGACCTGTGGGAGCTCAACGAGGCCTTCGCAAGTCAAGCGCTTTATTGTCGCGATCGTTTGGGCATTGATCCCGAAAAGTTCAACGTCAATGGCGGGTCGATTGCGATTGGTCACCCATTTGGCATGACGGGCGCGCGTATGACCGGGCATTTGCTGCGCGAGGGGGCGCGACGGGGCGCGAAACTGGGTGTGGTGAGCATGTGCATCGGTGGCGGCATGGGCGCTGCGGGCCTGTTTGAAATCTATAGCTGA